The stretch of DNA GCTACGCGGAGGCGCTGCGCCGCTTCCTCACTCCCCTGCTCTGAACCCTGCTCCGACCCCCTGCCCCGGACCCCGCCGCGGAACGCCCCCGGTGCGCCCCCACCGTGCTTCCGGAACACCCCGGAAACCTGACCTGACCATGGCGTGTCCATGGCACGAACCTGTCGCCGGGCGCCCCGGTTTGCGGCGGCTTGCCCGATCTTCGGCGGCTCCCGGCCCCGGAACCCGAAAGAACCGGGCGACCGGATGTGACAGAAGGCCCGTGCACGGGGAAGACTGCACGGCGTGACGTCTCGGAATCCGCGCGACCGTGATGCCCCGCTCCAGCCGACGATCGGTACCGGTGCGACGGTGACCCGTCTCCCGGGAGCGGCCCGCCGTCCTGATGGCCCCCGCTCGGCCGACGCCCTCGGCCCGGGCCGCCGCCGCACGCCCGCGAAGCCCGGCCGGGGCCGGGTGCCGGTGCCGGACGGCTTCCCCGCCCCCGCCGAGCTCGCCCCGTTGGCCCGGCGGATGCTCGCCGACGCCGTGCGGATCGCCCGCTGGGCCGGCGAGCTCGACCAGGTCGACAAGCGCGGCGAACTGCTCCCCGAGGACGCCCGCGCCGCCGGCCGCGCCCTCGCCATGACCGTCGGCGCCGCCGCCAAGGCCTGGGGCCAGGCCCTGCTGATCGGCCTGGTGGAGGCCCGCGACGGCGGCGCCGCCCCCGGTTGGCGCCTGCACGCCTGGGAGCACGACGACGAGGCCGTGGTCCGCGGCTGGTCCGCCCTGTTCGACGCCTGGACGCTGCTCGCCCCCGTCCCGCCCGCCCCGCTGCGCGGCGTCTTCGCGCTGCTCGCCGGTCAGGCCGTGGACCAGGCCCCGCAGCTGCTCTCCTTCCTCCACCTGGTGGACGGCCCGGTGGCCGACAGCGAGCTTCTGGAGCTGCTCCGCCGGGGCCTGGACGAGCGCCGCCACGGCGCGGGCACCGGCACCGCCGTGCTCTCGCCCGTCCCGCACGCGGCCTCCGCCGTCTCCGCCGTCCGCGGCACCTGCCGCGAGCCGCAGTTCGACACCCCGCCGGCCCTGGCCGACGTGGCGGCCGTCCTGGACTGGATGCTGGACGGCCTGGCCGCCGTCGGCGCCGTGGTCCGCCGGGACGAGGCCGCCGAACTCTCCCCGCTCGGCCACTGGGCCGTCCGGGCCAAGCTGGAGGAGATCTGCACCGTCGCGCAGACCGCCGCCGGCCACATCGAGCAGAGCGCCCTCGAACTCCTCGACGCCTGCGCCCGCTACTCCCCGGGCCCGGCCCGGGCCGAGTACCGCGCCTGGGTCGCCGCCCGCCCGGCCGACCGCGCCGTGGCCGAGCTGCTCGACGCCGCCCAGGGCGAGGACGCCCTCCGCCGCGGCCTCGCCTTCGAGGCCCTCCGGGTGGCCGGCGGCACCGCCGAACAGGCCGTCCGCGCCGCCGTCGACCTCCCGGTCCTGCGCCCCTACGCCCTGCTCTGGCTCGCCGAGCAGTCCGAGGAGGAGGGCATCGCCCCCTCCGACGTGCTGACCGCCGAGGACGCCGCCTGGCTCTGGGTCGACACCGCCGCCGCCGTCCTCGACCACGGCGAAACGGAACTCCTGGTGGGCCACGTCGAGGGAGCCTCCGCCGGCGAGCCCGTCCGCCTCTTCAACCGCGCCCGCCAGTCCGGCCACCCCCGCGCCGCCTCGGTCCTGACGGCCGTCAGCTCCGTCCACCCCGACCCGGCGGTAGCCAGAGCAGCCAGGCGGAGTGCTTTCAGCGTCCATAGAGGCGGGGCGTAAGTTGCACTACCAGAGGCGCGGGGAACGGCGCGGCCAGCCACCCACTCCGAGCCACTGAGGTCACAGCAGCCCGTTGCACTATCGGCGGTGCACATACGGAAGGGCCCCACTCCGGTTCCCCCGGAATGGGGCCCTTCACCGTTCAAAGACCGCTCAGCAGCCGCGCGACTCCGCGCGGCGTGCCCGCACGTCCCCGACCTTCTGCCCCACCTTGCGGCGGATCACCAGCAGCGGGGCCATCGCGGCCAGCGTGATCTGCGCGATCGCGCCGATGTGCATCAGCGTGTCGCCGCCCGGCAGGCCGGCGGCCCAGGCCGCCAGGCAGCCGATCGAGACCACGATCCAGCAGAGGGTGGCGGTGGCCAGCAGGCCCTGCGGCTTCGGGTACTCGATCCGCGAGACCATCAGGTACGCGACGCCGAAGATCATCGCCAGCCCGATCAGCATCGGCGGGTCGAGCAGCACGATCGCGATGACCGTCATGGCCCCCATCGGGCAGGGCATGCCCTGGAAGACCCCCGGCCGCATCTTGACGGCCGAGAACCGGGCGAGCCGCAGGACGACCGCGAGCAGCACCGTCAGCGCGATGAACGCCGAGAGCTGCTGGTTGCTGTCCGGGGAGACGATGCCCCAGACGGCCACGAAGTACGCCGGCGCGATCCCGAAGGAGATCAGGTCGGCCAGGTTGTCCAGCTCCGCGCCCAGGGCGGAGGAGCGGAGCTTGCGCGCCACCAGCCCGTCGAAGAGGTCACACATCGAGCCGATCAGCAGCAGCGTCACCGCGGTGGCGGCGCTGTTGCGGTTCGGCGAGGAGGTCTCCCCGGTGAGGTGCGGCATCAGGACCCCGGTGGTGATCGAGTAGATCGCCAGGAAGCCGCAGACGGCGTTGCCCAGGGTCAGGAAGTCGGCGGTGGACAGGTGCTGGGGCGAACGGGGAGCACGGAGCTCGCGGTCGCGCGCCCAGCGGCGGCGGCGCAGGTCCGTCTCCTCGTCCTCACCCAGGCCGACGAGGGTCTCAGGATCAGTCACGGTCAAGGCGCGTCACCCCGGCA from Kitasatospora sp. MMS16-BH015 encodes:
- a CDS encoding CDP-alcohol phosphatidyltransferase family protein, with protein sequence MTVTDPETLVGLGEDEETDLRRRRWARDRELRAPRSPQHLSTADFLTLGNAVCGFLAIYSITTGVLMPHLTGETSSPNRNSAATAVTLLLIGSMCDLFDGLVARKLRSSALGAELDNLADLISFGIAPAYFVAVWGIVSPDSNQQLSAFIALTVLLAVVLRLARFSAVKMRPGVFQGMPCPMGAMTVIAIVLLDPPMLIGLAMIFGVAYLMVSRIEYPKPQGLLATATLCWIVVSIGCLAAWAAGLPGGDTLMHIGAIAQITLAAMAPLLVIRRKVGQKVGDVRARRAESRGC